From one Pseudomonas sp. B21-048 genomic stretch:
- a CDS encoding DUF4136 domain-containing protein, which produces MFRRLALLAMAALLAACAANQVNHDFDASRDFAAYRSWSWKEPAVQYRPDDPRIKSDLTEQRIRQSVADQLDQRGLRSAAAGAKSDLKVQAYLIVEDRQQQVSTNYGGGYGGPWYGYWGGPMYTETRNISYKVATIQIDLLDGKDGKLVWRGSDEQTLSRTPNPQDRSNTIRETVGRILANYPPR; this is translated from the coding sequence ATGTTCCGCCGTCTCGCTTTACTGGCCATGGCCGCACTGCTCGCTGCCTGCGCCGCCAACCAGGTCAATCATGACTTCGATGCCAGCCGCGACTTTGCCGCCTATCGTAGCTGGAGCTGGAAAGAGCCGGCTGTGCAATACCGTCCCGATGATCCACGGATCAAAAGTGACCTGACCGAACAGCGCATTCGCCAGTCCGTTGCCGATCAGCTGGATCAGCGCGGTTTGCGTTCGGCCGCTGCCGGCGCCAAGTCGGACCTGAAGGTACAGGCCTACCTGATCGTCGAAGATCGTCAGCAACAGGTGAGCACTAACTATGGCGGCGGTTATGGTGGCCCATGGTACGGCTACTGGGGTGGGCCGATGTACACCGAAACCCGCAACATCAGCTACAAGGTGGCGACCATCCAGATCGACCTGCTCGACGGCAAGGATGGCAAACTGGTGTGGCGCGGCAGCGACGAGCAAACGCTCAGCCGCACACCGAACCCGCAGGACCGCAGCAATACGATCCGCGAGACAGTCGGGCGGATATTGGCGAATTATCCACCGCGCTGA